GGCGTCCCGTTCACCGTGGGCGGGGGCGTACGCACTCGCGACGACGCGCGCGACCTGCTCCACGCCGGAGCCGACCGCGTGAGCATCAACACGGCCGCAGTCGAGCGGCCCGAGCTCATCGACGAGTGCGTGGAGGCGTTCGGCGGCCAGTGCGTGGTCGCCGCGATCGACGCCAAGCGCGAGGGCGACGGCTGGCGCGTGTACGTTCGCGGGGGGCAGGAGCCCACGGAGCGGGACGTCGTCCGCTGGGCGGAGGAAGTCACGCGGCGCGGAGCCGGGGAAATTCTCCTCACCTCGATGGACCGCGACGGCACGCGCGAGGGCTTCGACCTGGAGCAGCTGCGCGCCGTCACGGGGGCGGTCTCCGTTCCCGTCGTCGCCTCGGGAGGCGCCGGCACTATGGAGCATTTCCTCGAGGCGTTCCGGGACGCGGGCGCGGACGCGGGCCTTGCGGCGGGCCTCTTTCATTACCGGGATATGACCATCGCCGATTTGAAGAGATACCTTGCCGAGCATGGTGTTCCCGTGCGCCCCACGTACGAAAAGGAGGCAACGTGAAAATCGACTGGAAGAAAGGAAACGGCCTCGTTCCCGCCGTCGTCCAGGACGCCGAGACGGACGCCGTCCTGATGCTCGGCTACATGAACCGCGAGGCGCTCACGAGGACGCGCCGCACGAAGCGCGTCCATTTCTACAGCCGCGCGCGCGGGCGCCTCTGGCGAAAGGGCGAGACTTCCGGAAACACGCTCCGGCTCGTGAGCGTCTCGCTCGACTGCGACGGAGACACGCTCCTCGTCCGCGCCGTGCCGACGGGGCCCGTGTGCCACAGGGAGACGCCCACCTGTTTTCCCGAGGCCGCGCCCTCACTCGGAGGGATGCTGGGAGAGGTCGGGCGGGTCGTGGCCGAAAGGGCCAGGAAGCGCCCGCGCGGCTCCTACACGACGGCGCTTTTCTCGAAGGGAATCTCTCGCATCGCGCAGAAGGTCGGCGAGGAGGCCCTGGAGACGGCGCTTGCGGCGCAGGGGCGCTCCAAGGCGCGCCTCGCGGAGGAGGCGGCCGACCTGCTCTACCACCTCCTCGTCCTTCTCGAGGCGTGCAAGGTGCCGCCGTCGCGGGTCGCGAAAGTACTCGCCAAGCGGCGCGGCAAGCCGGGCGGCAAAAAATAACGCATTTGCCGCGGAGGGCGTTTTTTACTAAAGGGAGCGGAAAATAGGTTGACGCCATCGCCTCGCGTTCGGAAGGTGCGGAAAGTGCAGAAGGTGCGTGACGTGCTGTCTGCACCTTCCGAATCTTCAGCACTCCGAGACCGGCGGCGCCGTCAACCTACAAGAGGCTTTCATTAATAACTGCGGGCTTTCTTGACGCTCCGTGCCGCGGCGGCTATTCTGGTTGGGAATATGGTTGGGAGGTAGTTCAATGGTAGAACGCCTGACTCTGGATCAGGAAGTTGCAGGTTCAAGTCCTGCCCTCCCAGCCAGTCGGCGGTTCTCCCCCTAATTCGGCGCGTCTTCCGAAATGGGGTTGAAAGTGCCTCCGCCGCCATGTAGAATACAGCGTATCTCCGCTCACCTGCGGTGAAACACAGTTTATGCCAACGTTGACGATTGACGGACGCTCCTATACGTTCGAGGACGGCCTGACCATTCTGCAGGCGTGCAAGAGCGTTGGCATCTGGATCCCGCACTTCTGCTACTACCCGAAGCTGAGCATTACGGGCAGTTGCCGCATGTGCCTCGTCGAAGTGGAAAAGGCGCCCACGCTTCAAATCTCGTGCTACACGCCCATCCGCGACGGCATGGTCGTGCATACGGCGAGCGAGCGCGTCAAGAAAGCGCGCAAGGGTATTCTGGAATTCCTCCTCATCAACCATCCGCTCGACTGCCCCATCTGCGACCAGGCGGGCGAGTGCCCCCTGCAGATGATCACGATGAAGTGGGGTCCCGACCGCTCGCGCTTCGAGGAGGAGAAGAAACATGCCGCGAAGCGCACCGAGATCGGCCCCCACATCATATACGACGCCGAGCGCTGCATCAAATGCACGCGCTGCGTCCGCTTTTGCGACGAGGTGACGCACACGGGTGAGCTGGGGCTGTTCGAGCGCGGCGACAGCGCCGTCATCGGCACGTTCAACGGAAAAAGCCTTTCGAACGACTACTCACTTTGCACCGTGGACATCTGCCCCGTCGGGGCGCTCACGAGCAGGGAGTTCCGTTTCAAGAACCGCGTCTGGTTCATGAAGGATACGAAGTCCGTCTGCCCGGAGTGCAGCCGCGGGTGCTCGACAACGCTCTGGACGAACATGAAGCACGAGGTGCAGCGCATGACGCCGCGCCGGAACGACAACGTCAACGACTCCTGGATGTGCGACGAGGGGCGACTTTCGTACATGAACTGGGACCCCGGCGCACGGCTGCGCCGCGCGGCCGTGCGGAACGGCGCTCCGGAGGAAATTACCGTTGACGCCGCGCTCGAACGCGCGGCGGAGGCCATCCGCGCGGCCGTGAAAGCGCACGGGCCCGGCTCGGTCGGCGCATGGGCCTCGGCGTTCGCCACGAACGAGGAGCTGTATTTGCTCGGCCAGCTTACCGACCGCGTCGAGGTGCTTCCCGCGCGCGACGGCCGCGGGGACGACATCCTCAAGCGCGCGGACAAATCGCCCAACCGGCGCGGCGCGCATGCCGTCTTGAAGTCCGCGAGCCTTGCGCAGGACATCGAGTCGGGCAAAGTCAAGGTGCTCGTGGCGATGAAGCCGCGCGGCACGGCGGAGCTTCCCGCGAACCCGAAGGCGCTTCAGAAGCTCGACGCGCTTATCGTGATCGATTCGGAAAAAAACCAACTCGCGGAAATGGCGACGCACACCTTGCCCGCGGCGATGTACGTCGAGGACGAAGGCACCTGGGTGAACGAGTTCGGGTGGGTGCAGCGATTTGAGGCGGCGCGCCCCGCCCCCGCCGACGCCTGTCCCGCGTGGCAGCTTCTTGCGCGCCTGCTGTGGCTTGCGCGGGACGCGAAATGGTCGTTCCAGTCCCCGGCGCAGGTCTTCGAGGCGCTCGCGCGCGAAAACGCCGCGTTTGCGGGTATGAGCTACGCCAAGCTCGGCGACGCGGGGCTGCGCCTTGCGGGCACGGAGGGGCCGTCCCGGTGAGCTTCGAACGGATTTGAGACGCTTTATGCCGAAAGTTAACGACCTGGATTTGAAAAACTGGAAGAAGCATGCGGACATCCTGACCGACAGTCTCTGGATTCTTCCGGAGCGGGATAAATCGGGAACTCACAAGGGAGACTATCACGGCAATTTCGTTCCCCAGATCCCGAATCAATTGATACGGCGCTTCACCCGGAAAGGGGATGTCGTGCTCGACACCTTTTTGGGGAGCGGGACCACCCTGATCGAATGCAAGCGCCTGGGGCGCAGCGGGATAGGGATCGAGCTGTCGCCGAAGATAGCGAACCTTGCTGCGCGGAGAGTTCGTCGAGAGCCTTTGTCCGATGCCAAGGCGTTTGCCCGCGTTCTGGTGGCGGACAGCGCGAAGAAGGAGAGCAGAAAGAAGGTCGAGAAAATTCTCGAATCGCACAAAAAAAAAGCGTGCAGCTCATCGTCATGCACCCTCCCTATCACAACATTATCAAGTTCAGCAAGAGAAAGGACGACCTGAGCAATGCACCGTCTACCGGCGATTTTCTCAAGCGTTTTGGGAGCGTGGTTTCCAATTTTATCGACCTGCTCGATCCCAAGCGTTATCTGGCCGTTGTGGTCGGAGATGCATACACACATTCCGAATGGGTGCCTTTGGGCTTTTATGTCATGCAGGAAGTATTGAGCAGAAAAGGCGTGATGTTGAAGAGCGTTTTGGTGAAAAATATGGAAAACAACAGGGCCAAGCGGAACCTGGAGCATCTGTGGCGCTACCGCGCTTTGGTCGGGGGATTTTACATCTTCAAGCATGAATACATCTTCCTGTTCAAAAAGAGGTAACGGCGGATGAGCGTGGTGAGCGTCCTCCTTGCCAATCCTTATTTTCTCGGCTTCGTGAAAGCCGTCGTCCTCCTCGGGTTCGTCCTGTTCGTGGTCGCGTATGTCACGCTCGCGGAGCGCAAGGTGAGCGCCTTCATCCAGCGCCGCCTCGGCCCGAACCGCGTGGGCCCCTGGGGGCTGTTGCAGCCCCTTGCCGACGGCGTCAAGTTCTTCTTCAAGGAGGACATCACGGTTCCCCACGCCGACAAGTTGCTCTACATACTCGCGCCCATGATTGTCTTTGTTCCCGCGTTCATTTCGCTCGCTGTGGTTCCCGTGGGCGGCACTCTGACCATCGCCGGGCAGGAGATTCGGCTCGAGGTGGCGGACGTCAACGTGGGCGTGCTCCTTATCTTCGCCATGTCGGCCATGGCCGTCTACGGCGTGTTTCTGGGAGGCTACGCCTCGAACAACAAGTATTCCCTCCTGGGCGGCCTGCGCTCGTCGGCGCAGATGATTTCCTACGAACTGCCGTTAGGCCTCGCCGCCGTGGGCGTCTTCATGGCCGCGGGCTCCTTTCGGCTGCGCGAGATCGTGGACGCGCAGGCGTGGGGCGTCTGGTATGTCGTTCCCCAGATCATAGGCTTTCTGGTGTTCATGGTTTCGGCCTTCGCCGAGACGAACCGCCTGCCCTTCGACCTGCCCGAAGCCGAACAGGAGCTCGTGGGCGGCTACCATACGGAATATTCCTCGATGAAGTTCGGCATGTTCTTCATGGGCGAGTACGCGCACATGATTACCGCTTCGTGCCTGATGGTGCTCTTCTACTTCGGCGGCTGGCACGTGCCCTTCGTGCAGATTGAGAATCCGCTCCTCCAATTGCTCGTCTTCGCCGCCAAGGTCGGCTTCTTCCTGTTCGTGTTTCTCTGGGTGCGCTGGACGTTGCCGCGCTTCCGCTACGACCAGCTCATGCGCCTCGGATGGAAGACTATGATCCCGCTCGCGCTTTTGAACTTGCTTGTCGTAGGCGTTTTGATTACGATGGGGTGGCTGTGAGCGAGAAAGGGGGCCCGTCGTGAGTGACTACAAAGTCGTGAAGCGGCCCGAGTGGCGCTCCTCCCTGGCGGACCGCATCTATCTCCTCGCCATCGTGAAGGGGATGTGGATTACGCTGAGGCACTTCTTCAGGCCCAAGTGGACGATGCAGTATCCGGAGGAGAGGTGGGTGGTGAGGGAGGGCTACCGCGGCTCGCCGGTGCTTGCGTGGAACCGGGAAACGGAGCGCGAGAAATGCGTCTCCTGCCTTCTCTGCATGTACGTCTGCCCCGCCGAGGCCATCTATATCGAGCCCGGGGAGTCCGAGGCGACGGACCCACTGGAGCGCCGCCCCGACATTTTTGACCTGGCCATGACGCGCTGCATCTACTGCGGCTTTTGCGAGGAGGTGTGCCCCAAGGAGGCCATCGTGATGAGCGACGAATACGAGCTGAGCGAATACGCCCGCGGCAGCCTCATCCGGGAGAAAGAGCGGCTGCTCGAGCTCGGCAAGGACTGGCAGGCGCGCGCCGGCAAATGGTGAACCGATGACCGTACTCTTCTGGATCCTCGCCTTCGTCGCCGTCTTCGCGGCCCTGAGCGTCGTTCTCCAGCCGAAGCCCATGACGAGCGCGCTCTTTCTGGTCGTCACGATGCTCGCGCTGGCGCTCCTGTTTTTGATGCTGCACGCCTATCTGCTCGCGGCGCTCCAGGTTATCGTCTACGCGGGCGCGGTGGTCGTCCTGTTCCTGTTCGTCATCATGACCCTTAATCTCCGGGCCGTCCAGGAGCGGTTCAGCCGCGCCTACGTCACCGTTGCGGTGGTTTTAGCCATTGCTTTTATCGTCGGCCTTTTCTACGTGTTCGGCTTTTTCTTCAGCCTGGCGGAGCACCACCGTCTTGCAGGCGTAAAGGGCCAGTTTGCCTCCGACCAGATGGCAAGTGCCTTGGGACTCCACATGCTCTCGAAAACCATGTTCACCGAATATCTTTACGCCTTCGAGCTGGTCGGCGTCTTACTTCTGGTCGCCATGGTGGGCGTCGTGGTCATGGCGAAGAGGGGGAAGCAATGATTGCAACGAAGTTCTACATCCTTCTCGGCGCGATGCTCTTCGCCATCGGCGCGGCGGGCGCCATGGTGCGCAAGAACGTCCTCGTCATCCTGATGTGCATCGAGATTATGCTCAACGGCGTCACCCTGACGCTTTTGGCGTACGCCGTCGAGAACGAGTCGGCGGTGGGGCAGATCGCCGCCTTCTTCGTCATGGCGGTGGCCGCGGCCGAGGCGGCCGTCGGGCTCGCGATCATCGTGGCCATCTTCCGGACGGCGCACGCGACCTCCGTGGACGAAATTCATCTCCTCAAGTGGTAGCCGGCTGGGTATGGACTCCTTTTTCATCCTGATTCCACTCCTTCCGCTCGCGGGCTTTCTCCTGAACGGCCTTGCCGGCAGGCGCCTGGGCGTGCGCTTAGCCGGAGTTCTCGGCTGCGCCACCGTCGGGGGGTCGTTCGTGTTTTCCTTTCTCGCGTTGCTCCGGCTGCTCGGGCTCTCCGAGGGCGAGCGGGTGCTCGCCGTTCCCGTTTACACGTGGATTGCAAGCGGCGACTTTTCGGCTTCCTTCGGGCTGCTCATAGACCAGCTTTCCGTCACCATGATGCTCGTCGTCTCGGGCGTCGGCTTCCTCATCCACGTTTATTCCGTGGGCTACATGCACGGGGACCCCGGGTACACCCGCTACTTCGCCTACCTGAATCTCTTCACGTTCGCCATGCTCGTCCTCGTGATGGCCGACAATTTGCTTTTGATGTTCGTCGGATGGGAGGGCGTGGGGCTCTGCTCCTATCTCTTGATCGGGTTCTGGTACAAGGAGGATGAGCCGCCGCGCGCGGGCATGAAGGCGTTCATCGTCAACCGCATCGGCGACTTTGGCTTCGCGCTCGGGATGTTTCTCCTGTTCACCGCGTTCGGGACGGTCGCCTTCGAGCCGCTTCGGGAAAGAGTCTTGCATGCCTTGCATGCCGAGGCGCCGCAGCTTCTTCTCTGGAGCACGCCGTACTGCGCCTACACCGTGCTTACGGCGGCGGCGCTTTTGTTGTTCGTCGGCGCGGTCGGCAAGTCGGCGCAAATCCCGCTCTACGTGTGGCTTCCCGACGCCATGGCGGGCCCGACGCCCGTCTCGGCGCTAATCCACGCGGCCACGATGGTCACGGCGGGCGTCTACATGGTGTCGCGGATGGGGTTTCTCTACGAGGAATCGCCCTGCGCGATGGGCGTCGTGGCCTCGGTGGGCGCGGTGACGGCCTTGTTCGCCGCGACGATGGCGCTCGTCCAGGAAGACATCAAGAAGGTGCTCGCCTACTCGACGATCAGCCAGCTCGGCTACATGTTCCTTGCCTGCGGCGCGGGCGCCTTCGCGGTGGGTATTTTCCACCTCGTGACGCACGCCTTCTTCAAGGCGCTTCTCTTCCTCGCGGCGGGGAGCGTCATCCACGCCATGTCGGGCGAGCAGAACATTTTCAAGATGGGCGGCCTCCGCTCCCGCATGCCCGCGACGCACTGGACCTTTCTCGCGGGCGCCCTGGCCATAGCGGGCGTTCCGCCTCTTGCGGGCTTTTTCAGCAAGGACGGCATCCTCGCGCGCGCCTACGAGCAGAGCGGCGCGGCGCTCTGGCTCCTGGGGGCGGTCACGGCGGCGATGACCGCATTCTACATGTTCCGCCTCTACTTCCTCGTCTTTGCGGGAGAGAGCCGCGTCGAGAGCGAGAAGGCGGCGCATCTCCATGAATCGCCCTGGGTGATGACCGTGCCTTTGATGATTCTTGCGGCGCTCTCCGTCGTGGGCGGCTGGATGGGCATTCCCCATCTTCTGGGAGGGCACGACCGCTTCGGCGAGTGGCTCCACGAGTGGGGCGGCGCGCACGAGACGCTCCTTTCGCACGGCACGGAGTGGGTGCTCATGGCGGTGTCCGTCGCCGCGGCGGCCATAGGAATCTTTATCGCCTGGCGCCTCGCCCTCGCTTCGCCCGGTGCCGCCGCGCGCCTTGCCGAGGGCTCCGGCCCCGTGTATCGGGTTCTCTTTCACAAGTATTACATCGACGAGATTTACGACGCCGCGGTCGTCCGTCCCTTTGTGCGCCTCTCGGAAAAGTGCTGGAAGGGCGTGGACGAGTTCTTCGTGGACGGCACGCTCGTCGGGACGGGAACCGTCGCCGAGTGGCTCGGCTACGCGCTCGCCCTGCTGCAGACGGGCGCCGTGCGGCATTACCTTCTTGGAATTTTCCTGGGAGCGCTGTTTCTGATGACGATGCTTACGGGCGTCGGCCCCGTGTTCGACTGGTACGTCCAGGGCGCGCAGATACTTTTCACCAGGGCGTTGGGCACGATTTCGGGGGGAGGGTAAGGCGTGATGGGTATTTCCTGGCTGATTTTCCTTCCCGTCGCCGCGGCGGTTGTGCTCCTATTCGTGCCGCGCTCGTGGTCCCGCGTCCTGTGGGGCGCGGCGCTCCTAGCGACGCTCATCGTGCTCGCCCTGGCGATTGTCCTCTACGTCCGCTTCGATGCGGACGACGCGGGCCTCCAGTTCGTCGAGCACGCCTTGTGGATTCCGCAATTCGGCGTCGCCTACCATGTCGGCCTCGACGGCCTGAGCCTCCTCCTCGTGATGCTCACGGCGCTTCTGGGCCCCGTCGTGGTGCTTGCCTCGTGGGGCACGATAAAAAAGCACGAGAAGGAATTCGTCCTCTCGCTCCTCGTGCTCCAGGGCGCCATGATGGGGGTCTTCACCGCCTGGGACCTTTTTCTTTTCTACGTGTTCTGGGAGGCCGTGCTCATCCCCATGTACTTCCTCATCGGCGTCTGGGGAAGCTCCCGGAGAATCTACGCCACCATAAAGTTTTTCATCTTCACCATGGCCGGAAGCCTTCTCATGCTCGTCGCCATCATCAGTCTTTATCTCCAGTGCGGGTCGTTTGATTTCGACCACATTTTTTCCAGCCTTCCCGAAGCGGCGCTTCCGCTCCGGAACCAGCTTTGGCTTTTTGCGGCGTTCTTCCTGGCGTTCGCCATCAAGGTGCCGCTCTTCCCGCTGCACACGTGGCTTCCCGACGCGCACACGGAGGCCCCGATGGCCGGGAGCGTCATCCTTGCGGGCGTACTCCTCAAGATGGGCACCTACGGCATCGCGCGCCTCGCGCTGCCGCTTTTCCCCCACGCGGCGCAGGTGCTCTTCCCGCTCATCGCGGCGCTTTCCATCGTGGGCATCATCTACGGCGCGATGGTCGCCATGGTGCAGACGGACATCAAGCGCCTCGTCGCCTACTCGAGCGTGAGCCACCTCGGGTTCGTCGTGCTCGGCCTCATTGCGCTCAACGCCCAGGGCCTCGAGGGCGGC
The DNA window shown above is from Acidobacteriota bacterium and carries:
- the hisF gene encoding imidazole glycerol phosphate synthase subunit HisF, yielding MLTKRIVPCLDVKDGRVVKGTRFVNLRDAGDPVELAARYNKEGADELVFLDISASVEERRTMVDVAERVAAEVGVPFTVGGGVRTRDDARDLLHAGADRVSINTAAVERPELIDECVEAFGGQCVVAAIDAKREGDGWRVYVRGGQEPTERDVVRWAEEVTRRGAGEILLTSMDRDGTREGFDLEQLRAVTGAVSVPVVASGGAGTMEHFLEAFRDAGADAGLAAGLFHYRDMTIADLKRYLAEHGVPVRPTYEKEAT
- a CDS encoding bifunctional phosphoribosyl-AMP cyclohydrolase/phosphoribosyl-ATP diphosphatase HisIE; the encoded protein is MKIDWKKGNGLVPAVVQDAETDAVLMLGYMNREALTRTRRTKRVHFYSRARGRLWRKGETSGNTLRLVSVSLDCDGDTLLVRAVPTGPVCHRETPTCFPEAAPSLGGMLGEVGRVVAERARKRPRGSYTTALFSKGISRIAQKVGEEALETALAAQGRSKARLAEEAADLLYHLLVLLEACKVPPSRVAKVLAKRRGKPGGKK
- a CDS encoding (2Fe-2S)-binding protein, translated to MPTLTIDGRSYTFEDGLTILQACKSVGIWIPHFCYYPKLSITGSCRMCLVEVEKAPTLQISCYTPIRDGMVVHTASERVKKARKGILEFLLINHPLDCPICDQAGECPLQMITMKWGPDRSRFEEEKKHAAKRTEIGPHIIYDAERCIKCTRCVRFCDEVTHTGELGLFERGDSAVIGTFNGKSLSNDYSLCTVDICPVGALTSREFRFKNRVWFMKDTKSVCPECSRGCSTTLWTNMKHEVQRMTPRRNDNVNDSWMCDEGRLSYMNWDPGARLRRAAVRNGAPEEITVDAALERAAEAIRAAVKAHGPGSVGAWASAFATNEELYLLGQLTDRVEVLPARDGRGDDILKRADKSPNRRGAHAVLKSASLAQDIESGKVKVLVAMKPRGTAELPANPKALQKLDALIVIDSEKNQLAEMATHTLPAAMYVEDEGTWVNEFGWVQRFEAARPAPADACPAWQLLARLLWLARDAKWSFQSPAQVFEALARENAAFAGMSYAKLGDAGLRLAGTEGPSR
- a CDS encoding site-specific DNA-methyltransferase, producing MPKVNDLDLKNWKKHADILTDSLWILPERDKSGTHKGDYHGNFVPQIPNQLIRRFTRKGDVVLDTFLGSGTTLIECKRLGRSGIGIELSPKIANLAARRVRREPLSDAKAFARVLVADSAKKESRKKVEKILESHKKKACSSSSCTLPITTLSSSARERTT
- the nuoH gene encoding NADH-quinone oxidoreductase subunit NuoH, with translation MSVVSVLLANPYFLGFVKAVVLLGFVLFVVAYVTLAERKVSAFIQRRLGPNRVGPWGLLQPLADGVKFFFKEDITVPHADKLLYILAPMIVFVPAFISLAVVPVGGTLTIAGQEIRLEVADVNVGVLLIFAMSAMAVYGVFLGGYASNNKYSLLGGLRSSAQMISYELPLGLAAVGVFMAAGSFRLREIVDAQAWGVWYVVPQIIGFLVFMVSAFAETNRLPFDLPEAEQELVGGYHTEYSSMKFGMFFMGEYAHMITASCLMVLFYFGGWHVPFVQIENPLLQLLVFAAKVGFFLFVFLWVRWTLPRFRYDQLMRLGWKTMIPLALLNLLVVGVLITMGWL
- a CDS encoding NADH-quinone oxidoreductase subunit I; protein product: MWITLRHFFRPKWTMQYPEERWVVREGYRGSPVLAWNRETEREKCVSCLLCMYVCPAEAIYIEPGESEATDPLERRPDIFDLAMTRCIYCGFCEEVCPKEAIVMSDEYELSEYARGSLIREKERLLELGKDWQARAGKW
- a CDS encoding NADH-quinone oxidoreductase subunit J; its protein translation is MTVLFWILAFVAVFAALSVVLQPKPMTSALFLVVTMLALALLFLMLHAYLLAALQVIVYAGAVVVLFLFVIMTLNLRAVQERFSRAYVTVAVVLAIAFIVGLFYVFGFFFSLAEHHRLAGVKGQFASDQMASALGLHMLSKTMFTEYLYAFELVGVLLLVAMVGVVVMAKRGKQ
- the nuoK gene encoding NADH-quinone oxidoreductase subunit NuoK, whose protein sequence is MIATKFYILLGAMLFAIGAAGAMVRKNVLVILMCIEIMLNGVTLTLLAYAVENESAVGQIAAFFVMAVAAAEAAVGLAIIVAIFRTAHATSVDEIHLLKW
- the nuoL gene encoding NADH-quinone oxidoreductase subunit L, whose protein sequence is MDSFFILIPLLPLAGFLLNGLAGRRLGVRLAGVLGCATVGGSFVFSFLALLRLLGLSEGERVLAVPVYTWIASGDFSASFGLLIDQLSVTMMLVVSGVGFLIHVYSVGYMHGDPGYTRYFAYLNLFTFAMLVLVMADNLLLMFVGWEGVGLCSYLLIGFWYKEDEPPRAGMKAFIVNRIGDFGFALGMFLLFTAFGTVAFEPLRERVLHALHAEAPQLLLWSTPYCAYTVLTAAALLLFVGAVGKSAQIPLYVWLPDAMAGPTPVSALIHAATMVTAGVYMVSRMGFLYEESPCAMGVVASVGAVTALFAATMALVQEDIKKVLAYSTISQLGYMFLACGAGAFAVGIFHLVTHAFFKALLFLAAGSVIHAMSGEQNIFKMGGLRSRMPATHWTFLAGALAIAGVPPLAGFFSKDGILARAYEQSGAALWLLGAVTAAMTAFYMFRLYFLVFAGESRVESEKAAHLHESPWVMTVPLMILAALSVVGGWMGIPHLLGGHDRFGEWLHEWGGAHETLLSHGTEWVLMAVSVAAAAIGIFIAWRLALASPGAAARLAEGSGPVYRVLFHKYYIDEIYDAAVVRPFVRLSEKCWKGVDEFFVDGTLVGTGTVAEWLGYALALLQTGAVRHYLLGIFLGALFLMTMLTGVGPVFDWYVQGAQILFTRALGTISGGG
- a CDS encoding NADH-quinone oxidoreductase subunit M, translating into MMGISWLIFLPVAAAVVLLFVPRSWSRVLWGAALLATLIVLALAIVLYVRFDADDAGLQFVEHALWIPQFGVAYHVGLDGLSLLLVMLTALLGPVVVLASWGTIKKHEKEFVLSLLVLQGAMMGVFTAWDLFLFYVFWEAVLIPMYFLIGVWGSSRRIYATIKFFIFTMAGSLLMLVAIISLYLQCGSFDFDHIFSSLPEAALPLRNQLWLFAAFFLAFAIKVPLFPLHTWLPDAHTEAPMAGSVILAGVLLKMGTYGIARLALPLFPHAAQVLFPLIAALSIVGIIYGAMVAMVQTDIKRLVAYSSVSHLGFVVLGLIALNAQGLEGGFLQMVNHGLSTGALFMVVGFLYQRTHSRLIADHGGLASTMPVFSVIFGIVMLSSIGLPGLNGFVGEFLILLGAFRHNPWWGALAATGMVLSACYMLWVYKRVVWGVPRGKAVEVSDLTAREIVSFLPIVVFIVWIGVFPGTFLSKIRASSHAYLSRIEMALQDSESNEAAVTASAAPHWEPKKEE